One region of Labrus mixtus chromosome 1, fLabMix1.1, whole genome shotgun sequence genomic DNA includes:
- the LOC132980117 gene encoding mesoderm posterior protein 1-like yields MDTSSIQLLDYSLQYQWCSDSDLSSISSPDTLSPVTSMDSSLSPSYQQLPQSTTRAAKTGYSQSLKSSQCSLSRRGRKSGRAPRIRSKQRESASEKEKLRMRDLTKAMHHLRSYLPPSVAPAGQTLTKIETLRLTIRYISYLSAQLGLSEEVLFQRREHGDTSASDASSPDILSYFQHAASMEGHETQSLNLQSQSLNQGLYPEQRQDALLHSGSCGFGGDHYFEAPQRELFLQTPPQTQSCCQMSGKDFCLPLVPREYWG; encoded by the exons ATGGATACCTCCTCGATCCAGCTCCTCGACTACTCCCTGCAGTACCAGTGGTGCTCCGACTCGGACCTCTCCAGCATCTCCTCCCCGGACACTCTCTCCCCCGTCACCTCCATGGACTCCAGCCTGTCCCCGTCCTACCAGCAGCTGCCTCAGTCCACCACCAGGGCGGCCAAGACCGGATACTCCCAGAGCCTCAAATCCTCGCAGTGCTCGTTGTCCAGAAGGGGCCGGAAGTCGGGTCGAGCGCCCCGGATCAGGAGCAAGCAGAGGGAGAGCGCCAGCGAGAAGGAGAAGCTGCGGATGAGAGATCTGACCAAAGCTATGCACCACCTCAGATCTTACCTCCCGCCCTCTGTGGCGCCCGCGGGTCAGACCCTGACAAAGATCGAGACCCTCCGCCTCACCATTCGTTACATCTCCTACCTGTCAGCGCAGCTGGGGCTCAGCGAGGAGGTTCTGTTTCAGAGGCGGGAGCACGGGGACACGTCGGCCAGCGACGCCTCCTCGCCCGACATCCTCAGCTACTTCCAGCACGCCGCCTCCATGGAGGGACACGAGACCCAGAGCCTGAACCTGCAGAGCCAGAGCCTGAACCAGGGCCTGTACCCAGAACAGCGTCAGGACGCCCTGCTGCACTCTGGGAGTTGTGGTTTTGGAGGGGATCATTACTTCGAGGCTCCTCAGAGGGAATTGTTCCTGCAGACGCCGCCGCAGACTCAGTCGTGCTGTCAG ATGAGTGGCAAAGACTTCTGCCTCCCGCTGGTTCCCAGAGAGTACTGGGGTTAA